One part of the Nocardioides zeae genome encodes these proteins:
- a CDS encoding class I SAM-dependent RNA methyltransferase gives MREASPHRVVAPCPVAGPGLCGGCDFQHVDLAHQRTLKTAVVAEQLQRLAEVTWDGEVQPVAGDLPEQLAGLRWRTRVRYVALPGGGRGMRRHRSHDVVPVDECLIAHPDAREPHPGTTTEHVAVAGPGAVTGEHAFAVATDGFWQVHPGAPGTLVATVLELLQPQAGETALDLYGGVGLFARYLADALGPDGSVLSVEGDATASAHAVDNLRAAPGRVRAVRGDVATVLADGDATLPALAAPDLVVLDPPREGAGRAVVDELVRRAPRAVAYVACDPAALGRDVGLFRAAGWELVEVRGFDLFPMTQHVECVALLRPSVAALPVV, from the coding sequence GTGCGCGAGGCCTCGCCCCACCGCGTCGTCGCCCCCTGCCCGGTCGCGGGTCCGGGCCTGTGCGGCGGCTGCGACTTCCAGCACGTCGACCTCGCCCACCAGCGCACCCTGAAGACGGCGGTCGTGGCCGAGCAGCTGCAGCGCCTCGCCGAGGTCACCTGGGACGGCGAGGTGCAGCCCGTCGCGGGGGACCTCCCCGAACAGCTGGCCGGCCTGCGCTGGCGCACCCGGGTCCGTTACGTCGCGCTGCCCGGGGGAGGGCGCGGGATGCGCCGCCACCGGTCGCACGACGTCGTGCCCGTCGACGAGTGCCTCATCGCCCACCCGGACGCCCGGGAGCCGCACCCCGGCACGACCACCGAGCACGTCGCGGTGGCCGGCCCGGGGGCCGTCACCGGGGAGCACGCCTTCGCCGTCGCGACCGACGGGTTCTGGCAGGTGCACCCCGGCGCGCCCGGCACCCTCGTCGCGACGGTGCTCGAGCTGCTGCAGCCGCAGGCGGGGGAGACCGCGCTCGACCTGTACGGCGGGGTGGGTCTCTTCGCGCGCTACCTGGCGGACGCGCTCGGGCCCGACGGCTCGGTGCTCAGCGTCGAGGGCGACGCGACCGCGTCGGCCCACGCCGTCGACAACCTGCGCGCGGCACCCGGGCGGGTGCGCGCCGTACGGGGGGACGTGGCGACCGTGCTCGCCGACGGCGACGCGACGCTCCCCGCGCTGGCCGCACCCGATCTCGTCGTGCTCGACCCGCCCCGCGAGGGGGCCGGCCGAGCGGTCGTCGACGAGCTGGTGCGGCGCGCTCCGCGTGCGGTGGCGTACGTCGCGTGCGACCCCGCCGCGCTGGGCCGGGACGTCGGACTGTTCCGGGCGGCCGGGTGGGAGCTCGTCGAGGTGCGCGGGTTCGACCTCTTCCCGATGACGCAGCACGTCGAGTGCGTCGCGCTGCTGCGCCCGTCGGTCGCTGCGCTCCCGGTGGTGTAA
- a CDS encoding potassium channel family protein: MHVVIMGCGRVGSTLARSLEDRNHTVSIIDVASEAFRRLGPEFNGDKITGVGFDRKVLVKAGIKRADAFAAVSSGDNSNIIAARVARESFGLEQVVARIYDPGRAEVYQRLGITTVATVKWTADQVLRRLLPAGAEPDFRDPSGTIRLDQVPAPGAWVGHRTVAFQEQTRTRIAWMDRLGEGELPHRESVIQEGDLLHLVMREENAAHAYRTIDRGPEES, translated from the coding sequence GTGCATGTCGTGATCATGGGCTGCGGCCGCGTCGGTTCCACGCTGGCGCGCAGCCTCGAGGACCGCAACCACACGGTGTCGATCATCGACGTCGCGTCCGAGGCGTTCCGGCGGCTCGGGCCCGAGTTCAACGGTGACAAGATCACCGGCGTCGGCTTCGACCGCAAGGTGCTCGTCAAGGCGGGCATCAAGCGCGCCGACGCGTTCGCCGCGGTCTCGAGCGGCGACAACTCCAACATCATCGCGGCGCGCGTCGCGCGCGAGTCCTTCGGGCTCGAGCAGGTCGTGGCCCGCATCTACGACCCCGGGCGCGCCGAGGTCTACCAGCGGCTCGGCATCACCACCGTCGCCACGGTGAAGTGGACGGCCGACCAGGTGCTGCGACGCCTGCTGCCCGCGGGCGCCGAGCCCGACTTCCGCGACCCGTCCGGCACCATCCGACTCGACCAGGTGCCGGCCCCCGGCGCGTGGGTCGGCCACCGCACCGTCGCCTTCCAGGAGCAGACGCGCACGCGCATCGCCTGGATGGACCGGCTCGGCGAGGGCGAGCTGCCCCACCGCGAGAGCGTCATCCAGGAGGGCGACCTCCTCCACCTGGTGATGCGCGAGGAGAACGCCGCGCACGCCTACCGCACCATCGACCGCGGCCCGGAGGAGAGCTGA
- a CDS encoding aconitate hydratase, which translates to MASQNSFGAKSTLDVDGTSYEIFRLDAVKGEGLDVDSLPFSLKVLLENLLRTEDGANITADDIKALAGWDETAQPDKEIQFTPARVLMQDFTGVPCIVDLATMREAMAELGGDASKINPLAPAEMVIDHSVMADVFGTPEAFERNVEIEYERNRERYQFLRWGQGAFDDFKVVPPGTGIVHQVNIEHLARTVFTREVDGELLAYPDTCVGTDSHTTMVNGIGVVGWGVGGIEAEAAMLGQPVSMLIPRVVGFKLSGELPEGSTATDLVLTITEMVRKHGVVGKFVEFYGPGVAALPLANRATIGNMSPEFGSTIAVFPIDGETTKYLELTGRPAEQVALVEKYAKEQGLWLDPDAEPRYSEKLELDLATVVPSLAGPKRPQDRVEVSVAKESFRGALASYVDEDGEEEGYDESVAETFPASDPVTSNGHGEAAPPRDYLSAAPADGGRPSKPVKVTLEDGTEFTLDHGAVTIASITSCTNTSNPSVMIGAALLAKKAVEKGLSRKPWVKTTLAPGSQVVSDYYDKAGLTPYLDKLGFNLVGYGCVTCIGNSGPLIPEVSAAVNDNDLAVVSVLSGNRNFEGRISPDIKMNYLASPPLVVAYALAGSMDVDLFEDSLGDDTDGNPVYLKDIWPSPAEVEDTIRGAINSDMFAESYADVFKGDERWRSLPTPEGDIFTWDESSTYVRKAPYFDGMPDEPTPVTDIDGARVLLKLGDSVTTDHISPAGSIKKDSPAGLYLTEHGVQQRDFNSYGSRRGNHEVMIRGTFANIRLRNQIAPGTEGGVTRDFTQDDAPVTSVYDASVNYQEAGIPLVVLAGKEYGSGSSRDWAAKGTSLLGVKAVIAESYERIHRSNLIGMGVIPLQFPEGENAESLGLTGEETFSITGITELNEGRTPRTVKVKAGDVEFDAVVRIDTPGEASYYRNGGIMQFVLRSLLKG; encoded by the coding sequence GTGGCAAGTCAGAACAGCTTCGGTGCCAAGAGCACCCTGGACGTGGACGGCACGTCCTACGAGATCTTCCGCCTCGACGCGGTGAAGGGTGAGGGTCTCGACGTCGACTCGCTGCCCTTCTCGCTCAAGGTGCTGCTCGAGAACCTCCTCCGCACGGAGGACGGCGCCAACATCACCGCCGACGACATCAAGGCGTTGGCCGGGTGGGACGAGACGGCCCAGCCCGACAAGGAGATCCAGTTCACGCCGGCGCGCGTCCTCATGCAGGACTTCACCGGCGTGCCCTGCATCGTCGACCTCGCCACGATGCGTGAGGCCATGGCGGAGCTCGGTGGCGACGCCTCCAAGATCAACCCGCTCGCGCCCGCCGAGATGGTCATCGACCACTCCGTGATGGCCGACGTCTTCGGCACCCCCGAGGCGTTCGAGCGCAACGTCGAGATCGAGTACGAGCGCAACCGCGAGCGCTACCAGTTCCTGCGCTGGGGCCAGGGCGCCTTCGACGACTTCAAGGTCGTCCCCCCGGGCACCGGCATCGTCCACCAGGTCAACATCGAGCACCTGGCGCGCACCGTCTTCACCCGCGAGGTCGACGGCGAGCTGCTGGCCTACCCCGACACCTGCGTCGGGACCGACTCCCACACGACGATGGTCAACGGCATCGGCGTCGTCGGCTGGGGCGTCGGCGGCATCGAGGCCGAGGCCGCCATGCTGGGCCAGCCGGTCTCGATGCTCATCCCGCGCGTCGTCGGCTTCAAGCTGTCCGGCGAGCTGCCCGAGGGCTCCACCGCCACCGACCTCGTGCTCACGATCACCGAGATGGTGCGCAAGCACGGTGTGGTCGGCAAGTTCGTCGAGTTCTACGGCCCGGGTGTCGCGGCGCTGCCGCTGGCCAACCGCGCCACCATCGGCAACATGAGCCCCGAGTTCGGCTCGACCATCGCGGTCTTCCCGATCGACGGCGAGACGACGAAGTACCTCGAGCTCACCGGTCGCCCGGCCGAGCAGGTCGCGCTCGTCGAGAAGTACGCCAAGGAGCAGGGCCTCTGGCTCGACCCCGACGCCGAGCCGCGCTACTCGGAGAAGCTCGAGCTCGACCTGGCCACCGTCGTCCCCTCGCTGGCCGGCCCGAAGCGCCCGCAGGACCGCGTCGAGGTCTCGGTCGCCAAGGAGTCGTTCCGCGGCGCGCTCGCGTCGTACGTCGACGAGGACGGTGAGGAGGAGGGCTACGACGAGTCCGTCGCCGAGACCTTCCCGGCCTCCGACCCGGTCACGTCCAACGGTCACGGTGAGGCCGCCCCGCCGCGTGACTACCTGTCGGCCGCGCCGGCCGACGGTGGCCGCCCCAGCAAGCCGGTCAAGGTCACGCTGGAGGACGGCACCGAGTTCACGCTCGACCACGGCGCCGTCACCATCGCGTCCATCACCTCCTGCACCAACACGTCGAACCCGTCGGTGATGATCGGCGCGGCGCTGCTGGCGAAGAAGGCCGTCGAGAAGGGCCTGTCCCGCAAGCCGTGGGTCAAGACGACGCTGGCCCCGGGCTCGCAGGTCGTCAGCGACTACTACGACAAGGCCGGCCTCACGCCGTACCTCGACAAGCTGGGCTTCAACCTCGTCGGCTACGGCTGCGTCACCTGCATCGGCAACTCGGGCCCGCTCATCCCCGAGGTCTCCGCCGCGGTCAACGACAACGACCTCGCCGTCGTCTCGGTGCTCTCGGGCAACCGCAACTTCGAGGGCCGCATCAGCCCCGACATCAAGATGAACTACCTGGCCTCCCCGCCGCTGGTCGTCGCCTACGCGCTGGCCGGCTCGATGGACGTCGACCTGTTCGAGGACTCGCTCGGTGACGACACCGACGGCAACCCGGTCTACCTCAAGGACATCTGGCCCTCGCCGGCCGAGGTCGAGGACACGATCCGCGGCGCCATCAACTCGGACATGTTCGCGGAGTCCTACGCGGACGTCTTCAAGGGCGACGAGCGCTGGCGCTCGCTGCCCACCCCCGAGGGCGACATCTTCACGTGGGACGAGTCGTCGACGTACGTGCGCAAGGCGCCCTACTTCGACGGCATGCCCGACGAGCCGACGCCGGTCACCGACATCGACGGCGCCCGGGTGCTGCTCAAGCTGGGCGACTCGGTCACGACCGACCACATCAGCCCGGCGGGCTCGATCAAGAAGGACTCGCCCGCGGGTCTCTACCTGACCGAGCACGGCGTGCAGCAGCGTGACTTCAACTCCTACGGCTCGCGCCGTGGCAACCACGAGGTCATGATCCGCGGCACCTTCGCCAACATCCGCCTGCGCAACCAGATCGCGCCGGGCACCGAGGGCGGCGTCACCCGCGACTTCACCCAGGACGACGCCCCCGTCACCTCGGTGTACGACGCGTCGGTCAACTACCAGGAGGCCGGCATCCCGCTGGTCGTGCTGGCGGGCAAGGAGTACGGCTCGGGCTCGTCGCGCGACTGGGCGGCCAAGGGCACCTCGCTGCTCGGCGTCAAGGCGGTCATCGCGGAGAGCTACGAGCGCATCCACCGCTCCAACCTCATCGGCATGGGCGTCATCCCGCTGCAGTTCCCCGAGGGCGAGAACGCCGAGAGCCTCGGCCTCACCGGCGAGGAGACCTTCTCCATCACCGGCATCACCGAGCTCAACGAGGGCCGCACGCCCCGGACGGTCAAGGTGAAGGCCGGCGACGTCGAGTTCGACGCCGTCGTCCGCATCGACACCCCGGGCGAGGCGAGCTACTACCGCAACGGCGGCATCATGCAGTTCGTGCTCCGGAGCCTGCTGAAGGGCTGA
- a CDS encoding potassium channel family protein, protein MRVAIAGAGAVGRSIAAELIQNGHEVLLIDKSAEAIRPERVAEAEWLLADCCELSSLEEARLDKCDVVIAATGDDKANLVTSLLAKTEFAVPRTVGRVNHPDNEWLFGEAWGVDVSVSTPRIMSALVEEAVAVGDLVRLFTFRQGQANLVELTLPEDSPYVGTPSGLVPFPDNCALVTILRDGQVYTPDAEQPLEAGDELLFVIPTELEDDLERLLAPSTHP, encoded by the coding sequence ATGCGCGTCGCCATCGCCGGAGCGGGCGCCGTCGGGCGCTCCATCGCGGCCGAGCTCATCCAGAACGGCCACGAGGTCCTCCTCATCGACAAGTCCGCCGAGGCGATCCGCCCGGAGCGGGTGGCGGAGGCCGAGTGGCTGCTCGCCGACTGCTGCGAGCTGTCCTCGCTCGAGGAGGCCCGGCTCGACAAGTGCGACGTCGTCATCGCCGCGACCGGCGACGACAAGGCCAACCTCGTCACGTCGCTGCTGGCGAAGACGGAGTTCGCCGTGCCGCGCACCGTGGGGCGGGTCAACCACCCCGACAACGAGTGGCTCTTCGGCGAGGCCTGGGGCGTCGACGTCAGCGTCTCGACGCCGCGCATCATGTCGGCGCTCGTCGAGGAGGCCGTCGCCGTCGGCGACCTCGTGCGGCTCTTCACCTTCCGCCAGGGCCAGGCGAACCTCGTGGAGCTGACGCTGCCCGAGGACTCGCCGTACGTCGGCACCCCGTCGGGGCTCGTGCCGTTCCCCGACAACTGTGCCCTCGTCACGATCCTGCGCGACGGCCAGGTCTACACGCCCGACGCCGAGCAGCCCCTCGAGGCGGGCGACGAGCTGCTGTTCGTCATCCCCACCGAGCTCGAGGACGACCTCGAGCGCCTCCTCGCGCCGTCCACCCACCCCTGA
- a CDS encoding APC family permease, which translates to MGLADASKRILLGRKLRSSQLGETLLPKRIALPVFASDALSSVAYAPDEVFIMLSIAGTTSYVFSPWIGVAVALVMTAVIASYRQTVHAYPSGGGDYEVASVNLGPAAGTTVASALLVDYVLTVAVSISSGSQYAAAAIPFLSGHEVLFASALVVVLMALNLRGIRESGSYFAVPTYLFMVAIIGMAVYGGYRWAVGTLPEVESAALDVVPREGFEGPLTQFAMVFLLARAFSSGCAALTGVEAISNGVPAFTRPKSRNAASTLLMLGMIAVTMMLSVILLAREMGIRYVDPHELDRLRTAAGDPMPDGYDQHTVIAQIAGALFADFPPGFYFVVTMTGVILVLAANTAFNGFPVLGSILAKDGFAPRALGSRGDRLAYSNGIVFLAVMAIVLIVAFDAQTTKLIQLYIVGVFVSFNLSQLGMIRHWTRHLATEKDPGRRRTMQRSRLINAIGLAFTAVVLVVVLLTKFLEGAWITILAMTAAYFLMRSIRRHYDRVATEIAAEETDKVLPTRVHAIVLVSKLHKPTLRALAYAKASRPNVLEAVCVSTDPAETDRLLAAWDERRIDVPLKVLYSPYRELIKPIVDYAVEIRQANPRGVVAVYIPEYVVGRWWEQLLHNQSALRLKGRLLFTPGVMVTSVPFQLQSSAVALEREDRQLTRVRPGDLRRGRVTSEEAPDRVRPRSPRQR; encoded by the coding sequence GTGGGTCTTGCCGACGCCTCGAAACGGATCCTGCTGGGGCGCAAGCTCCGCAGCTCCCAGCTCGGGGAAACTCTCCTCCCGAAGCGCATCGCGCTCCCGGTCTTCGCCAGCGACGCGTTGTCGTCGGTCGCCTACGCGCCCGACGAGGTCTTCATCATGCTGTCGATCGCGGGGACGACGTCGTACGTCTTCTCCCCGTGGATCGGTGTCGCGGTCGCCCTGGTGATGACCGCGGTGATCGCGTCGTACCGCCAGACCGTGCACGCCTACCCGAGCGGGGGCGGCGACTACGAGGTGGCGAGCGTCAACCTCGGCCCCGCCGCCGGTACGACGGTGGCGAGCGCCCTGCTCGTCGACTACGTGCTCACCGTGGCGGTGTCGATCTCGTCGGGCTCGCAGTACGCCGCGGCGGCGATCCCGTTCCTGTCGGGGCACGAGGTGCTCTTCGCCTCCGCGCTCGTCGTCGTGCTCATGGCGCTCAACCTGCGGGGCATCCGGGAGTCGGGCAGCTACTTCGCCGTGCCGACCTACCTCTTCATGGTCGCGATCATCGGCATGGCGGTCTACGGTGGCTACCGGTGGGCGGTCGGCACGCTGCCCGAGGTGGAGAGCGCCGCGCTCGACGTCGTCCCCCGCGAGGGCTTCGAGGGCCCGCTGACCCAGTTCGCCATGGTCTTCCTGCTGGCACGGGCCTTCTCCTCGGGCTGCGCGGCGCTGACCGGCGTCGAGGCGATCTCCAACGGCGTCCCGGCGTTCACGCGGCCCAAGAGCCGCAACGCGGCCTCGACGCTGCTCATGCTCGGCATGATCGCGGTGACGATGATGCTGTCGGTCATCCTGCTCGCCCGGGAGATGGGCATCCGCTACGTCGACCCCCACGAGCTCGACCGCCTCCGCACGGCGGCGGGGGACCCGATGCCCGACGGCTACGACCAGCACACGGTCATCGCCCAGATCGCGGGTGCGCTCTTCGCCGACTTCCCGCCGGGCTTCTACTTCGTCGTGACGATGACCGGCGTCATCCTCGTGCTCGCGGCCAACACGGCCTTCAACGGCTTCCCGGTGCTCGGCTCCATCCTCGCGAAGGACGGCTTCGCCCCGCGCGCGCTCGGCTCCCGCGGCGACCGTCTCGCCTACAGCAACGGCATCGTCTTCCTGGCCGTCATGGCGATCGTGCTCATCGTCGCGTTCGACGCCCAGACCACCAAGCTGATCCAGCTCTACATCGTGGGCGTCTTCGTGTCGTTCAACCTGAGCCAGCTCGGCATGATCCGCCACTGGACGCGCCACCTCGCCACGGAGAAGGACCCCGGTCGCCGGCGCACGATGCAGCGGTCGCGGCTGATCAACGCGATCGGCCTGGCGTTCACGGCGGTGGTCCTCGTCGTCGTGCTGCTCACCAAATTCCTCGAGGGCGCCTGGATCACGATCCTGGCGATGACCGCGGCGTACTTCCTCATGCGCTCCATCCGGCGCCACTACGACCGGGTGGCGACGGAGATCGCGGCCGAGGAGACCGACAAGGTCCTCCCCACCCGCGTCCACGCGATCGTGCTCGTCTCCAAGCTGCACAAGCCGACGCTCCGCGCGCTCGCCTACGCCAAGGCCTCGCGCCCCAACGTGCTCGAGGCAGTCTGCGTGTCCACCGACCCGGCGGAGACCGACCGGCTGCTGGCCGCCTGGGACGAGCGCCGCATCGACGTGCCGCTCAAGGTGCTCTACTCGCCCTACCGCGAGCTCATCAAGCCCATCGTCGACTACGCGGTGGAGATCCGGCAGGCCAACCCGCGCGGTGTCGTGGCGGTCTACATCCCGGAGTACGTCGTGGGTCGCTGGTGGGAGCAGCTGCTCCACAACCAGAGCGCGCTGCGCCTCAAGGGCCGCCTGCTCTTCACGCCCGGCGTGATGGTGACGTCGGTGCCCTTCCAGCTCCAGTCCTCGGCCGTCGCGCTCGAGCGGGAGGACCGCCAGCTCACCCGCGTGCGTCCCGGCGACCTCCGTCGGGGTCGCGTGACGAGCGAGGAGGCGCCCGACCGGGTGCGTCCCCGCTCGCCGAGGCAGCGGTGA